CACCGGGGGTGGCGTCGACCCGGCGGACCGGGTGGCGGCCCGGTGGGCGCCGGTCGCCGTCGAACCGGGGGAACGCACCGCCGACCCGGGACGGCTGGCCGCCTGGTTGGCCGTGCCGGGGGCGCACCTGCTGGTCGACGGTTACAACGTCACCAAGACCGGCTATCCGGAGCTCTCGTTGGCCGAGCAGCGGGAGCGGCTGGTCCGGTTCCTGGCCAGCCTGGCCGCCCGGACGTCGGTCGATGTCACCGTGGTGTTCGACGGGGCCGCGGTGTCCGCGGCCCGTCCGGTCGGCCGGCGGGTGCGCGTGCTGTTCTCGCCGCCCGGCACCCTCGCCGACGACGTGCTGCGGCAACTCGTCGCGGCCGAACCGGCCGGCCGGGTGCTCGTCGTGGTGAGCAGCGACCGCGAGGTGGTCGAGTCGGTGGCCCGGGCGGGTGCCCGGACCGCCGCCTCGACGGTCCTGCTCGGCCTGCGCTGATCAGCCGGCCGGGCGGAGCCCGAGGAAGAAGTCGAGCATGGCCGCGCTGGCGTCTGGGCCCTGCGGGTCGGTGTAGCTGCCGACGGCCGAGCCACCGGACCAGGCGTGCCCGAGCCCGTCGACCAGCCACTGTTCGGCCACGACGGTCGCCGTCCCGTCGGCCGCCTGCCGCACCAGCCGGGTGCGGCGGTACGGACGCCCGTCGTCGGTGATCCGGTCGACCTGCCGGCGCTCGCCCCGGAGGTCGGCCTGGGCGGCGGCCAGGATGCGGTCGGCGTTGACCGGGGCGACGGTTCCGTCGGCCGTCCCGTGCACCACGAACAGCGGTACCCGGCCGGTCGAGGTGGGGGAGCCGCCGGTGCGCATCGCCCCGAACGCGGACCCGACGTCGCTGGCGACCCGGTACCCGAGCCCGGAGTGGATGCCGGCGCCGGCGATCAGGTCGGGCGCGGTCGCGGCCAGCACGGCGGTCATGGCGCCGCCCGCCGACAGGCCGGCGACGAAGACCCGGTCGCGGTCCACGCCGTACTCGCCGGCGATGTGCCGGATGAGGCCGGCCAGCAGGGCCGGTTCGCCGCTCGCCGGACCCTGGTGTTCGGGGGCGAACCAGTTCCAGTACCGCTGCGGATTGGCTGCCGGCGGCTGCTCGGGGTAGGCCACCAGCACGGTGTGCCGTTCGGCCGCCGCGTTCATCTGCGTCCCGGCGGCGAAATCGGCCGCGGTCTGGGTGCCGCCGTGCAGCATCACCACCAGCGGGACTCGGACCCCCCGGGCGACGGCCGCGGCGTGCCCGGTCGGGACGTACAGGTCGTAGCGACGTTCGCCGTGCGGGCCGGAGTGGGTCAGGTGCAGGATCCGTCCGCCCGGGGCCGTGGCCGCGGCCAGGTGGTCGGTGGCGCGGGCCATCGGCAGGCCGCCGAGCCCGGCCGATCCGAGACCGGTCGACGACCACCCGGGGGCGGTCGTGGGGGCGGCGGTCGACCCGTCGGGCCCCAGGCCGAGGCGGGCCAGGATGCCGGTGGGGTCGGGGGTGCCGGTGGGGAGATGACGACCGGTGGTCTCGGTGACCAGTTGCCGGACCCGGTCGCCGAGACCGGTGGTCGGGAGGGCGGTGGTGGGGTGATGACGCATGCGTCGGTCCTGCTTTCGCGAAGGGTGCGCGGGACGTCGCCGATCAGACGGTGACGGGAGCCAGGGCGGCCTTGACCGCCCGGGAGGCGCGGAACGCGCCGAGTACTTCGACGGAGGTGATGACCGCCCGGGCGAGGTCGGGGTCGACGTCGTCGTCGATGACGCACAGCCCGAGGACGCGAACGGCCAGGGTCTGCCTGGCGGCCCGCCGGGTCTGCAGGTCGGCGGCGGTGACCCGGAGCGTGCCCAGGGACAGGGTGCGGCGGTCGACGCTGTCCCGGACGGCGGTGGCCCGGCTGTCCAGCTGCCGCCGGATCGCCGAGCGGATGAAGTCCGTCCGGTTGGCGTAGAAGCCCTCGCTGACCAGCAGGTCGATCTCGCCGAGGTCGACCAGGCCGAGGTTGACGGTGATCTTCTCGGTCTTTTCCGGTTCTGCCATGGTGCCTCCTTCCTGTGACCATCCTAGCACCATCCCCAGGGATGGTGCGTTCGTACTGAGTCGGTCTCGTCGTCGCCGGGTACAGGCGATCGGTGACGACGGACCCGCCCCGTACCCAGCACACCCCGGTCGACCCGACGACGGCCCATCCGCGGCCGCCCCAGCCCGGGCAGCGTCAACCGGCTCCCGGTCTGGCCGGGCGGATGCAGCCGCGCCCGGACCACGGGGAGGACAGCTACGTCGGTTCCGGCCGGTTGGCCGGACGGCGCGCGGTCGTCACCGGCGCCGATTCCGGTATCGGTCGGGCCGTCGCCATCGCGTTCGCCCGCGAGGGGGCCGACGTCGTGCTCGGCTACCTGCCCTCCGAACAGGCCGATGCCG
This window of the Nakamurella flava genome carries:
- a CDS encoding alpha/beta hydrolase family esterase — protein: MRHHPTTALPTTGLGDRVRQLVTETTGRHLPTGTPDPTGILARLGLGPDGSTAAPTTAPGWSSTGLGSAGLGGLPMARATDHLAAATAPGGRILHLTHSGPHGERRYDLYVPTGHAAAVARGVRVPLVVMLHGGTQTAADFAAGTQMNAAAERHTVLVAYPEQPPAANPQRYWNWFAPEHQGPASGEPALLAGLIRHIAGEYGVDRDRVFVAGLSAGGAMTAVLAATAPDLIAGAGIHSGLGYRVASDVGSAFGAMRTGGSPTSTGRVPLFVVHGTADGTVAPVNADRILAAAQADLRGERRQVDRITDDGRPYRRTRLVRQAADGTATVVAEQWLVDGLGHAWSGGSAVGSYTDPQGPDASAAMLDFFLGLRPAG
- a CDS encoding CopG family transcriptional regulator codes for the protein MAEPEKTEKITVNLGLVDLGEIDLLVSEGFYANRTDFIRSAIRRQLDSRATAVRDSVDRRTLSLGTLRVTAADLQTRRAARQTLAVRVLGLCVIDDDVDPDLARAVITSVEVLGAFRASRAVKAALAPVTV